The following are encoded in a window of Sphaerisporangium siamense genomic DNA:
- a CDS encoding NAD-dependent epimerase/dehydratase family protein gives MATRVLVTGAAGRIGRCLAEGLPAYGHALRLLDRVPIEDGPHETVTGDVTDPAVLARAMEGAGAVVHLAGIPSTAASHEDLLTANIEGTYRVFEAARLAGAERVVFASSNHAVGFTPRADLVPADTPIAPDSHYGVSKAYGEALGRYYADRYGMRVASLRIGTFAPRPPLPRALSTWLSPADAVRLVHACLIAPDLTYAAVWGVSANTRNWWDLSAGRALGYEPRDDAEAYAGDLPELDPGDPEYAWLGGRVVES, from the coding sequence ATGGCGACAAGAGTTCTCGTTACCGGCGCGGCCGGTCGTATCGGCAGATGCCTGGCCGAGGGGCTGCCGGCGTACGGGCACGCGCTGCGGCTCCTCGACCGGGTCCCGATCGAGGACGGCCCGCACGAGACGGTGACGGGCGACGTCACCGACCCGGCGGTGCTGGCGCGGGCCATGGAGGGGGCCGGCGCCGTGGTCCACCTGGCCGGCATCCCCTCCACCGCGGCCTCCCACGAGGACCTGCTCACCGCCAACATCGAGGGCACCTACCGCGTCTTCGAGGCCGCGCGGCTGGCCGGGGCCGAGCGGGTGGTGTTCGCGAGCAGCAACCACGCGGTGGGCTTCACCCCGCGCGCGGACCTGGTGCCCGCCGACACCCCGATCGCCCCGGATTCCCACTACGGGGTCAGCAAGGCGTACGGCGAGGCGCTCGGCCGCTACTACGCCGACCGGTACGGCATGCGCGTGGCCTCGCTGCGCATCGGCACGTTCGCGCCGCGCCCTCCGCTGCCGCGCGCCCTGTCCACCTGGCTCAGCCCGGCCGACGCGGTGCGGCTCGTGCACGCCTGCCTCATCGCGCCCGATCTGACCTACGCGGCGGTCTGGGGCGTGTCGGCCAACACCCGCAACTGGTGGGACCTGTCCGCGGGACGCGCGCTCGGATACGAGCCGCGGGACGACGCCGAGGCGTACGCCGGGGACCTGCCCGAGCTGGACCCCGGCGACCCGGAGTACGCCTGGCTCGGCGGCCGGGTCGTCGAGAGCTGA
- a CDS encoding DUF402 domain-containing protein produces MPENLRTTDTPAGGGDPAGLAGSPVYASAAADGVTGTAAKVVFTKYDGSLHWHHDAWRLGEDEHGVWLGCPPGTPAARGSEPPVVWEHAFVMLFPRDAWWTATFNSHAWKCAIYCDITTVPRWDGDRVTMADLDLDVLLMHDGRLFVDDEDEFLEHQVRYGYPEDIVAGARRSADRLMAAIGRREAPFEGAHERWLAEVL; encoded by the coding sequence ATGCCCGAGAACCTCCGGACCACCGACACGCCCGCCGGCGGGGGAGACCCCGCCGGTCTCGCCGGTTCGCCGGTGTACGCCTCCGCCGCCGCGGACGGCGTCACCGGCACCGCCGCGAAGGTCGTCTTCACCAAGTACGACGGCTCGCTCCACTGGCACCACGACGCGTGGCGGCTGGGGGAGGACGAGCACGGCGTCTGGCTCGGCTGCCCGCCGGGCACGCCCGCCGCGCGGGGCTCGGAGCCTCCGGTCGTGTGGGAGCACGCGTTCGTCATGCTGTTCCCCCGGGACGCCTGGTGGACCGCGACGTTCAACTCCCATGCCTGGAAGTGCGCGATCTACTGCGACATCACGACCGTCCCCCGCTGGGACGGCGACCGGGTGACCATGGCCGACCTCGACCTGGACGTCCTGCTCATGCACGACGGCCGGCTGTTCGTGGACGACGAGGACGAGTTCCTGGAACACCAGGTGCGCTACGGCTACCCCGAGGACATCGTGGCCGGGGCGCGGCGCTCGGCCGACCGGCTGATGGCCGCGATCGGCCGGCGCGAGGCCCCGTTCGAGGGCGCCCACGAGCGCTGGCTCGCCGAGGTGCTGTGA
- a CDS encoding ribonuclease J, with protein sequence MSHPHPELGPPPPLPAGGLRIVALGGLGEIGRNMAVFEYDGRLLVVDCGVLFPEPDQPGVDLILPDFEYIRDRLDDIEAVVLTHAHEDHIGAVPYLLRERADIPLVGSRLTLGLIESKLTEHRIQPVKVEVAEGTRRRFGPFECEFFAVNHSIPDALAVALRTPAGIVLHTGDFKMDQLPLDGRLTDLGGFARLGAEGVDLLMSDSTNSEVPGFVPSERTISPVIDEVFRSAAKRIIVACFASHVHRVQQIFDAAEENGRKVALIGRSMVRNMGVARELGYLRVPPGLLVDSREIEEWPPEDVVLICTGSQGEPMAALSRMANRDHPIRVAEGDTVVLASSLVPGNETAVNKVINGLTRWGARVIHKGNATVHVSGHAAAGELLYVLNLTKPSNFMPVHGEWRHMRAHAKLAALTGVPDDHIVIAEDGVVVDLVDGRARVTGAVQCGYVYVDGSSVGAVTDVALKDRRILGDEGFISVVVVVDSTTGKVTGGPEIYARGSGIEIEAFDSVIPLIESALEDTAADGVADLQQMRRVTRRIVGRWVSDTYRRRPMIIPVVVEV encoded by the coding sequence ATGAGTCATCCGCATCCCGAGCTTGGACCGCCCCCGCCGCTTCCGGCGGGCGGCCTGCGCATAGTCGCGCTGGGCGGGCTCGGCGAGATCGGCCGCAACATGGCGGTCTTCGAGTACGACGGCCGCCTGCTGGTGGTCGACTGCGGCGTGCTGTTCCCCGAACCCGACCAACCGGGCGTGGACCTCATCCTGCCCGACTTCGAGTACATCAGGGACCGGCTCGACGACATCGAGGCCGTCGTGCTGACCCACGCCCACGAGGACCACATCGGCGCCGTGCCGTACCTGCTGCGGGAGCGCGCCGACATCCCGCTGGTCGGCTCGCGCCTCACCCTCGGGCTGATCGAGAGCAAGCTCACCGAGCACCGCATCCAGCCGGTCAAGGTGGAGGTCGCCGAGGGTACGCGGCGGCGGTTCGGGCCGTTCGAGTGCGAGTTCTTCGCGGTCAACCACTCGATCCCCGACGCCCTGGCCGTCGCGCTCCGCACCCCCGCCGGCATCGTGCTGCACACCGGCGACTTCAAGATGGACCAGCTCCCGCTGGACGGCAGGCTGACCGACCTCGGCGGGTTCGCCCGGCTCGGCGCCGAGGGCGTCGACCTGCTGATGTCGGACTCCACCAACTCCGAGGTCCCCGGGTTCGTGCCGAGCGAGCGCACCATCAGCCCGGTGATCGACGAGGTGTTCCGCAGCGCGGCCAAGCGCATCATCGTCGCCTGCTTCGCCTCGCACGTCCACCGGGTGCAGCAGATCTTCGACGCCGCCGAGGAGAACGGCCGCAAGGTCGCGCTGATCGGCCGTTCGATGGTCCGCAACATGGGCGTGGCCCGCGAGCTCGGCTACCTGCGCGTGCCGCCGGGCCTGCTGGTCGACTCCCGCGAGATCGAGGAGTGGCCGCCGGAGGACGTCGTGCTCATCTGCACGGGGTCGCAGGGCGAGCCGATGGCCGCGCTGTCGCGCATGGCCAACCGCGACCATCCGATCCGGGTGGCGGAGGGCGACACCGTCGTGCTGGCGTCCTCGCTGGTGCCGGGCAACGAGACCGCCGTCAACAAGGTCATCAACGGGCTCACCCGCTGGGGCGCCCGCGTGATCCACAAGGGCAACGCGACCGTGCACGTCTCCGGCCACGCCGCCGCGGGCGAGCTGCTGTACGTCCTCAACCTGACCAAGCCGTCCAACTTCATGCCGGTGCACGGCGAGTGGCGCCACATGCGCGCCCACGCCAAGCTGGCCGCGCTGACCGGCGTCCCCGACGACCACATCGTCATCGCCGAGGACGGCGTGGTGGTCGACCTGGTGGACGGCAGGGCGCGTGTCACCGGCGCGGTGCAGTGCGGCTACGTCTACGTCGACGGCTCCTCGGTCGGCGCCGTCACCGACGTCGCGCTGAAGGACCGGCGCATCCTCGGGGACGAGGGGTTCATCTCGGTGGTCGTGGTGGTCGACTCGACGACGGGCAAGGTCACCGGCGGGCCGGAGATCTACGCGCGTGGGTCGGGCATCGAGATCGAGGCGTTCGACTCGGTGATCCCGCTGATCGAGTCCGCGCTGGAGGACACCGCGGCCGACGGCGTCGCCGACCTGCAGCAGATGCGCCGCGTGACGCGCCGCATCGTGGGGCGCTGGGTGAGCGACACCTACCGCCGCCGGCCCATGATTATTCCGGTGGTCGTGGAGGTCTGA
- the dapA gene encoding 4-hydroxy-tetrahydrodipicolinate synthase: MASPTGTSDAPFGRMLTAMVTPFTPDGALDAEGVQRLATYLVDEQHNDGLVVSGTTGESPTTTDAEKEQIIRLVVEAVGDRATVVAGAGTNDTHHSIELAKAAERAGAHGLLAVTPYYNKPPQEGLYQHFTAVADATGLPVMLYDIPGRTATPISSQTLTRLAVHPRIVAVKDAKGDLFAGAQVMAATGLTFYSGDDAVNLPWLSVGAAGFVSVVGHVVGAELAEMIRRYRSGDVDGARDINRRLLPVVAGIMTRTQGVITTKAALALLGRDGGPVRLPLVNATADEIAALREDLVAGGVKLPG; the protein is encoded by the coding sequence ATGGCATCGCCAACAGGAACCTCCGACGCGCCTTTCGGCCGCATGCTGACCGCCATGGTCACCCCCTTCACCCCCGACGGCGCCCTGGACGCCGAAGGCGTTCAGCGGCTGGCGACCTACCTCGTCGACGAGCAGCACAACGACGGCCTGGTCGTCAGCGGCACGACCGGAGAGTCCCCGACCACCACCGACGCGGAGAAAGAGCAGATCATCCGCCTCGTCGTGGAGGCCGTCGGCGACCGCGCGACGGTCGTGGCCGGTGCCGGCACCAACGACACCCATCACTCGATCGAGCTGGCGAAGGCCGCCGAGCGCGCGGGCGCGCACGGCCTGCTCGCGGTGACGCCGTACTACAACAAGCCCCCGCAGGAGGGCCTGTACCAGCACTTCACCGCCGTCGCCGACGCGACCGGCCTCCCGGTGATGCTGTACGACATCCCTGGCCGCACGGCCACGCCGATCTCCAGCCAGACGCTGACGCGCCTCGCCGTCCACCCGCGCATCGTCGCCGTCAAGGACGCCAAGGGCGATCTGTTCGCCGGCGCCCAGGTCATGGCCGCCACGGGCCTGACGTTCTACTCGGGCGACGACGCCGTGAACCTGCCCTGGCTGTCGGTCGGCGCGGCCGGCTTCGTCAGCGTGGTGGGGCACGTCGTGGGCGCGGAGCTCGCCGAGATGATCCGCCGGTACCGTTCCGGCGACGTCGACGGCGCGCGCGACATCAACCGGCGGCTCCTGCCGGTCGTGGCGGGCATCATGACCCGCACCCAGGGCGTTATCACGACGAAGGCGGCGCTCGCCCTGCTCGGCAGGGACGGGGGGCCCGTGCGCCTGCCGCTGGTGAACGCCACCGCCGACGAGATCGCGGCCCTCAGGGAGGACCTCGTCGCGGGCGGCGTCAAGCTCCCCGGCTGA
- a CDS encoding GntR family transcriptional regulator has protein sequence MTGNDPVYLRVVEELRAQIVDGTLPPGAPIPSRAQLTQRFRVGETAARHALRVLAAEGLIIGRVGSGHYVREKSVLYPLQRSRHIDHDAPFAADMQLGGHRATWDWRSEPVKADREIARRLRLQPAAPVIRTRYVFRAEGRPMQLATSYEPAELGKGQAVAEEGTNGRKGLLARMSAAGVKITDIRESVHTRVPQPTESDLLDIPTGVHVLHVERTHWAGDRPVETSDVVVPGDRFRLVYSVPLGA, from the coding sequence ATGACTGGCAACGATCCGGTGTACCTCCGTGTTGTGGAAGAGTTGCGGGCCCAGATAGTCGACGGCACCCTGCCGCCCGGGGCGCCGATCCCTTCGCGCGCGCAGCTCACCCAGCGTTTCCGCGTCGGCGAGACCGCCGCCAGGCATGCCCTCCGGGTGCTCGCGGCCGAGGGCCTGATCATCGGCAGGGTCGGCTCCGGCCACTATGTCCGCGAGAAGTCCGTGCTGTACCCCCTCCAGCGCTCCCGCCACATCGACCACGACGCGCCGTTCGCCGCCGACATGCAGCTCGGCGGCCACCGCGCCACATGGGACTGGCGCAGCGAGCCCGTCAAGGCCGACCGCGAGATCGCCCGGCGCCTGCGCCTCCAGCCCGCCGCCCCCGTCATCCGCACGCGCTACGTCTTCCGCGCCGAGGGCAGGCCCATGCAGCTCGCCACCTCCTACGAGCCCGCCGAGCTGGGTAAAGGACAGGCGGTCGCGGAAGAGGGCACCAACGGCCGCAAGGGCCTCCTGGCCCGCATGTCCGCCGCCGGAGTCAAGATCACCGACATCCGCGAGAGCGTCCACACCCGCGTGCCTCAGCCCACCGAGAGCGACCTGCTCGACATTCCCACCGGGGTGCACGTCCTGCACGTCGAGCGCACCCATTGGGCGGGCGACCGCCCGGTCGAGACCAGCGACGTCGTCGTCCCGGGCGACCGTTTCCGCCTCGTCTACTCCGTCCCCCTCGGCGCCTGA
- a CDS encoding DMT family transporter translates to MSAGLGVIAFSGSFPATEFAMRGFDPYLVAIGRAAVAALIAAVCLVAARAPLLPPRARLGSYAVIAAGVVFGFPLFSGLALDAGASVSHAAVVIGLLPAATALFAVLRAGERPRALFWAACAGGAVSVTVFTLSRGGGRLAGADLLLVAALLCAAAGYTEGGRLARHAPGWQVISHALVLAAPITVPVTAVLAAVMPANPSGEAVAGFAYVALVSMFLGFIPWYAGLARGGIARAGQTQLLQPLMSVLWAWLLLEEPLEVATVAGALAVLVCVAVTQRARS, encoded by the coding sequence GTGTCGGCCGGGCTCGGGGTGATCGCGTTCTCCGGGAGCTTTCCGGCCACCGAGTTCGCGATGCGCGGTTTCGACCCCTACCTCGTCGCCATCGGCAGGGCCGCCGTCGCCGCGCTCATCGCGGCGGTGTGCCTGGTCGCGGCCAGGGCGCCGCTGCTGCCTCCCCGGGCGCGGCTCGGGTCGTACGCGGTCATCGCGGCCGGGGTGGTGTTCGGGTTCCCGCTGTTCAGCGGGCTCGCGCTGGACGCGGGGGCGAGCGTGTCGCACGCCGCCGTGGTGATCGGCCTGCTGCCCGCGGCGACCGCGCTGTTCGCCGTGCTGCGGGCGGGGGAGCGACCGCGCGCGCTGTTCTGGGCCGCCTGCGCGGGCGGCGCCGTGTCGGTGACCGTCTTCACGCTGAGCCGGGGCGGCGGTCGCCTGGCAGGCGCCGACCTGCTGCTGGTGGCGGCCCTGCTGTGCGCGGCGGCCGGGTACACCGAGGGCGGCAGGCTGGCCCGGCACGCCCCCGGCTGGCAGGTGATCTCGCACGCGCTCGTGCTGGCCGCGCCGATCACGGTGCCGGTCACGGCCGTGCTCGCGGCGGTCATGCCCGCGAACCCGTCGGGGGAGGCGGTCGCGGGGTTCGCCTACGTGGCGCTGGTGTCGATGTTCCTCGGGTTCATCCCCTGGTACGCCGGGCTCGCCAGGGGCGGCATCGCCCGCGCGGGGCAGACCCAGTTGCTGCAGCCGCTGATGTCCGTGCTGTGGGCGTGGCTGCTGCTGGAGGAGCCTCTGGAGGTCGCCACGGTGGCCGGGGCCCTCGCCGTGCTGGTGTGCGTCGCCGTGACACAGCGTGCGCGGTCCTGA
- a CDS encoding aminotransferase-like domain-containing protein: MSDDSSIARLAAELRREADQLGPGGRLPSSRELTRRHGVSPVTVSRALASLAAEGRVVTRPGVGAFVAPRPSVTAGDAADLSWQTVSLGDRSVDDTAVSGLLTPPPEGIIPLTGGYLHAGLRPSAALAAAAARAVRRPDAWALPPLNGLAELRRWFATEVGGGVTQADVLITSGGQAALTHAFRALAAPGGALLVETPTYPGALAAARAAGLRTVAVPMDHEGVRPELLAEAFAVTGARVFYCQPTLHNPTGAVLPAARREQILAVARAAGAFVVEDDYARYLATSPVPPSLVTLDAHGTVVHVNSLTKVTAPSLRVAAVIARGPAARRLRASQLVESFFVARPLQETALEFLGSPGWRRHLANVSAQIEARGAALSAALARHLPAAAVRPAPHGGLHLWVRLPDETDETALVEGAQRAGVLVSPGAIYHPAEPPGPCVRVTHIAAAHVAELTEGVRRLGAALDSLMGGRRG, encoded by the coding sequence ATGTCCGACGATAGCAGTATCGCCCGGTTGGCGGCCGAGCTGCGGCGGGAGGCCGACCAGCTCGGGCCCGGCGGGCGGCTGCCGTCCAGCCGGGAGCTGACCCGGCGGCATGGGGTCAGCCCGGTAACCGTCTCGCGGGCGCTGGCCTCGCTCGCCGCCGAGGGACGGGTGGTCACCCGGCCCGGCGTCGGCGCGTTCGTCGCGCCCCGCCCCTCCGTCACGGCAGGTGACGCCGCCGACCTGTCCTGGCAGACGGTGTCCCTGGGCGACAGGTCCGTGGACGACACGGCCGTCAGCGGCCTGCTCACGCCGCCGCCCGAGGGGATCATCCCGCTCACCGGCGGATACCTGCACGCGGGCCTGCGCCCGTCCGCCGCGCTCGCCGCGGCCGCCGCGCGCGCGGTGCGCCGCCCCGACGCCTGGGCGCTCCCGCCGCTGAACGGCCTTGCCGAGCTGCGCCGCTGGTTCGCCACCGAGGTCGGCGGCGGGGTCACCCAGGCGGACGTCCTGATCACCAGCGGCGGCCAGGCCGCGCTGACCCACGCCTTCCGCGCGCTCGCGGCCCCGGGCGGCGCGCTGCTCGTGGAGACGCCGACCTACCCGGGCGCGCTGGCCGCCGCGCGCGCCGCCGGGCTGCGGACGGTGGCCGTCCCCATGGACCACGAGGGAGTGCGCCCCGAGCTGCTGGCCGAGGCGTTCGCCGTCACCGGCGCACGGGTCTTCTACTGCCAGCCCACCCTGCACAACCCCACCGGCGCCGTGCTGCCGGCGGCGCGCAGGGAACAGATCCTCGCGGTCGCCCGGGCCGCGGGCGCGTTCGTCGTCGAGGACGACTACGCCCGCTACCTCGCCACCTCGCCCGTCCCGCCCTCGCTGGTCACCCTGGACGCGCACGGGACCGTGGTCCACGTCAACTCGCTGACCAAGGTCACCGCGCCGAGCCTGCGCGTGGCCGCGGTGATCGCCCGGGGACCGGCGGCGCGGCGGCTGCGGGCCTCCCAGCTCGTCGAGTCGTTCTTCGTGGCCCGCCCCTTGCAGGAGACCGCACTGGAGTTCCTGGGTTCGCCCGGGTGGCGCCGTCACCTGGCGAACGTGTCGGCGCAGATCGAGGCGCGCGGCGCGGCGCTGTCGGCGGCCCTGGCCCGCCACCTGCCCGCCGCCGCCGTCCGTCCGGCGCCGCACGGCGGCCTGCACCTGTGGGTGCGGCTCCCGGACGAGACCGACGAGACCGCGCTGGTCGAGGGCGCGCAGCGCGCCGGGGTGCTGGTGAGCCCGGGCGCGATCTACCACCCCGCCGAGCCCCCGGGGCCCTGCGTCCGGGTCACGCACATCGCCGCGGCGCACGTCGCCGAGCTGACCGAAGGGGTGCGCCGCCTGGGCGCCGCGCTGGACTCCCTCATGGGCGGGCGCCGCGGATGA
- a CDS encoding CGNR zinc finger domain-containing protein, whose amino-acid sequence MDAPAELLRDFVNTYDVESDTDELASPAELALWLREHRLIGEADRAVDDDLALAVGLREGLRAALRPGADAAPALARLESALAAFPLRVGLPGGVPTPEPVGEGAARGLGLVAAAVLRAHADGSWPRLKVCADATCQWAFLDSSKNRSRSWCSMRVCGNRTKTRAYRARRRQDSPSPAGSR is encoded by the coding sequence ATGGACGCGCCGGCGGAACTGCTCCGCGACTTCGTCAACACCTACGACGTCGAGAGCGACACCGACGAGCTGGCCTCCCCGGCCGAGCTCGCCCTCTGGCTGCGCGAACACCGGCTGATCGGCGAGGCCGACCGCGCCGTGGACGACGATCTGGCCCTGGCCGTCGGCCTGCGCGAGGGCCTGCGCGCCGCGCTGCGCCCCGGCGCGGACGCCGCGCCCGCCCTCGCGCGGCTGGAGTCCGCGCTCGCCGCCTTCCCCCTGCGGGTCGGGCTGCCCGGCGGCGTCCCCACGCCCGAGCCGGTCGGTGAGGGCGCCGCGCGGGGGCTCGGGCTCGTCGCGGCGGCCGTCCTGCGCGCGCACGCCGACGGCTCCTGGCCCCGCCTGAAGGTGTGCGCCGACGCCACCTGCCAGTGGGCGTTCCTCGACTCCTCCAAGAACCGCTCCCGCTCGTGGTGCTCGATGCGCGTGTGCGGCAACCGCACCAAGACCCGCGCCTACCGCGCCCGCCGCCGCCAGGACTCCCCGTCCCCGGCGGGCTCCCGGTAG
- a CDS encoding GNAT family N-acetyltransferase: protein MADVGVRAARREDVPAVTATQIRAWRSGYRGVLPDEPLEQMTGPAAEELWSRQWEEAVVAPPTPRHRVLVAVESDDPLTALAEGGGAARVVGLASHAPAEDPDLDPAVTAELLTLLVDPDHTRLGHGSRLLNATVDHLREDGFASVVTWVFADDQARLGFLSSAGWAPDEAERVLDMGRPVRMLRLATDIS from the coding sequence ATGGCGGACGTGGGGGTACGGGCCGCGCGGCGCGAGGACGTCCCGGCGGTGACGGCCACCCAGATCAGGGCGTGGAGGTCGGGGTACCGCGGGGTCCTGCCCGACGAGCCCTTGGAGCAGATGACCGGGCCGGCCGCCGAGGAGCTGTGGAGCCGTCAGTGGGAGGAGGCCGTCGTGGCGCCGCCCACGCCGCGCCACCGCGTCCTGGTCGCGGTCGAGAGCGACGATCCGCTCACCGCCCTGGCCGAGGGCGGCGGAGCCGCGCGCGTGGTCGGGCTGGCCTCGCACGCCCCCGCCGAGGATCCCGACCTCGACCCCGCCGTCACGGCCGAGCTGCTCACGCTGCTCGTCGACCCCGACCACACGCGCCTGGGACACGGCAGCCGCCTGCTGAACGCCACCGTCGACCATCTGCGCGAGGACGGCTTCGCCTCCGTCGTCACCTGGGTCTTCGCCGACGACCAGGCCCGGCTCGGCTTCCTGTCCTCGGCGGGGTGGGCGCCGGACGAGGCCGAGCGGGTGCTCGACATGGGCCGCCCGGTGCGCATGCTCCGCCTGGCCACGGACATCAGCTGA
- a CDS encoding 1,4-dihydroxy-2-naphthoate polyprenyltransferase → MATPAQWLAGARPRTLPAAVVPVVVGTGVAVSYGAAVWWRALLALLVSLILQIGVNYANDYSDGVRGTDEARVGPLRLVGSRVASPRSVLLAALGCFLAAAVAGLVLVVATGAWWLLAVGALAIAAAWFYTGGSRPYGYRALGEISVFVFFGLVAVAGTTYVQMERLPWLAVAAAVPVGLLACALLVVNNLRDIVTDAPAGKRTLAVVLGDARTRVLYVVCVLTPFLVALALAWARPFAALTVLALPLALVPARTVKDGGQGRALIDTLQRTGRLQLAFGVLFTLGLAFAL, encoded by the coding sequence GTGGCGACACCCGCACAGTGGCTCGCCGGGGCACGGCCCCGCACCCTTCCCGCGGCGGTGGTCCCCGTCGTCGTGGGCACGGGCGTGGCGGTGTCCTACGGCGCGGCGGTCTGGTGGCGCGCCCTGCTGGCCCTGCTGGTCTCGCTGATCCTCCAGATCGGCGTGAACTACGCCAACGACTACAGCGACGGCGTGCGGGGCACCGACGAGGCGCGCGTCGGCCCGCTCAGGCTGGTCGGGTCGCGGGTCGCCTCGCCCCGGTCGGTGCTGCTGGCCGCGCTCGGCTGCTTCCTGGCCGCGGCCGTCGCGGGCCTGGTCCTGGTGGTGGCCACCGGGGCCTGGTGGCTGCTGGCCGTCGGCGCGCTGGCGATCGCCGCCGCCTGGTTCTACACCGGGGGCTCGCGTCCCTACGGCTACCGCGCGCTCGGCGAGATCTCGGTGTTCGTGTTCTTCGGCCTGGTGGCCGTGGCCGGCACGACCTACGTCCAGATGGAGCGGCTGCCCTGGCTCGCGGTGGCGGCGGCCGTGCCGGTCGGGCTGCTGGCCTGCGCGCTGCTGGTGGTGAACAACCTGCGCGACATCGTCACCGACGCGCCCGCGGGCAAGCGCACGCTGGCGGTCGTGCTCGGCGACGCCCGCACCCGCGTGCTCTACGTCGTCTGCGTGCTGACGCCGTTCCTGGTGGCGCTGGCCCTGGCGTGGGCGCGGCCGTTCGCGGCGCTCACCGTCCTCGCGCTGCCGCTGGCGCTGGTGCCCGCGAGGACGGTGAAGGACGGCGGCCAGGGCCGCGCGCTGATCGACACGTTGCAGCGGACCGGCCGCCTTCAGCTGGCCTTCGGTGTGCTGTTCACGCTCGGCCTCGCCTTCGCCCTCTGA
- the dapB gene encoding 4-hydroxy-tetrahydrodipicolinate reductase yields MIRVGVLGARGRVGVEVCKAVHAAEDMELVAAVDAGDPIESLAAAEVVVDFTHPDVVMDNLKWCIEHGVHPVVGTTGFDAGRLQAVRGWLADNPGVNALIAPNFGIAAVLMMHFAQQAARYFESVEIVELHHPGKADAPSGTARRTAELVAEARRKAGLGAMPDATSSELPGARGADVEGVHVHGVRLAGLIAHQEVLLGGDGEILTIRHDTMNRSSFTPGVLLGVRRVRELPGLTVGLEHLLDL; encoded by the coding sequence GTGATCAGGGTTGGAGTTCTGGGCGCCCGCGGGCGCGTCGGTGTCGAAGTCTGCAAGGCCGTCCACGCGGCCGAGGACATGGAGCTCGTCGCGGCGGTGGACGCCGGCGACCCCATCGAGTCGCTGGCCGCGGCCGAGGTGGTGGTCGACTTCACCCACCCCGACGTGGTCATGGACAACCTGAAATGGTGCATCGAGCACGGCGTGCACCCCGTGGTGGGCACGACCGGCTTCGACGCGGGCCGCCTGCAGGCCGTGCGCGGCTGGCTGGCGGACAACCCCGGCGTCAACGCCCTCATCGCCCCCAACTTCGGCATCGCCGCGGTGCTGATGATGCACTTCGCCCAGCAGGCGGCGCGCTACTTCGAGTCGGTCGAGATCGTCGAGCTGCACCACCCGGGCAAGGCGGACGCCCCCTCGGGCACGGCGCGGCGCACCGCCGAGCTGGTCGCCGAGGCGCGGCGCAAGGCGGGCCTCGGCGCGATGCCGGACGCCACCAGCTCCGAGCTGCCCGGCGCGCGCGGCGCCGACGTCGAAGGGGTCCACGTGCACGGGGTGCGCCTGGCGGGCCTGATCGCCCACCAGGAGGTGCTGCTCGGCGGCGACGGCGAGATCCTCACGATCCGCCACGACACGATGAACCGCTCCTCGTTCACGCCCGGCGTGCTGCTCGGCGTGCGCCGCGTGCGCGAGCTGCCCGGCCTCACCGTCGGCCTGGAGCACCTGCTGGACCTGTGA